One window of the Shewanella litorisediminis genome contains the following:
- a CDS encoding UPF0149 family protein → MATPPSLKIEKLLGALEAAEIGQHPVEVHGAMVGLIAGGVEQGRGAWLKPLVELMNDGQSLPQELQVLVEELFVDTLARLGEIEFGFMPLLPEEEEPLCDRVEALSLWVQSFLAGLAIIQPGLNQASEDVREVIADLAAVAQVEIDVVDDEESETAYVEILEFVRMAAIHCYQEFGPQDGGGAVQPNNNLH, encoded by the coding sequence ATGGCAACCCCTCCATCCCTCAAGATTGAAAAACTGCTCGGCGCACTCGAAGCGGCCGAAATTGGTCAGCATCCGGTGGAAGTTCACGGTGCCATGGTCGGCCTGATTGCCGGGGGCGTGGAGCAGGGCCGCGGCGCCTGGCTCAAACCTCTGGTAGAGCTGATGAATGACGGTCAGTCATTGCCTCAAGAGTTGCAGGTCCTGGTGGAAGAGCTGTTTGTGGACACGCTGGCCCGTCTGGGCGAAATCGAATTTGGCTTTATGCCGCTGTTGCCCGAAGAAGAAGAGCCCCTGTGCGACAGAGTCGAAGCCCTGTCCCTGTGGGTACAGAGTTTTCTGGCCGGGCTTGCCATTATCCAGCCCGGGCTCAATCAGGCCTCAGAAGATGTGCGTGAGGTGATAGCCGATCTCGCCGCCGTAGCCCAGGTCGAAATCGATGTGGTGGATGATGAAGAATCTGAAACCGCCTATGTCGAAATCCTTGAATTTGTTCGTATGGCGGCCATTCACTGCTACCAGGAGTTTGGCCCTCAGGATGGCGGCGGCGCCGTGCAGCCCAACAACAATCTGCATTGA
- a CDS encoding cell division protein ZapA → MSSSAIDIILLGRTYSIACPVGQEAALRAVAQKLEQQLTSLRGRTSNLSREDLAMMAALNLGHELHEEQRKNQDYMQQMDDRIRLLQRTLEQALVERSHKED, encoded by the coding sequence ATGAGCAGTAGCGCCATTGATATTATCCTCCTTGGACGCACCTACTCCATCGCCTGTCCAGTCGGACAAGAAGCGGCACTGAGGGCGGTGGCACAAAAGCTTGAGCAGCAGCTGACGTCACTTCGTGGCCGCACCAGCAATCTGAGCCGGGAAGATCTGGCCATGATGGCGGCATTAAATCTCGGTCACGAGTTGCACGAAGAACAGCGGAAGAATCAAGACTATATGCAGCAAATGGACGACAGAATCCGCCTGCTGCAGCGAACGCTCGAACAAGCTTTGGTTGAGCGAAGCCACAAGGAAGATTAA
- a CDS encoding 5-formyltetrahydrofolate cyclo-ligase: MTVSVTSNATIAQRAEAQEGLSAEAQEGLSAEAQESLSAEALGSMSAEAQIGISANASRSTIRKHIRALRRALSIHVQASASLQAAQHLLTELDGARAVALYLENDGEISTRPLIEALWQQGVDVYLPVLHPFAEGHLLFIRYDKHSEMRDNLYGIPEPVMACHRLCPAYRLDAIITPLVAFDDRGNRLGMGGGFYDRTLAHLPDSTRVIGLAHDCQRLPALPTEVWDVPLPKIITPSKVFDFS; the protein is encoded by the coding sequence ATGACGGTATCCGTCACATCCAACGCGACTATCGCCCAACGTGCTGAGGCACAAGAGGGCTTAAGTGCCGAGGCACAAGAAGGCTTAAGTGCTGAGGCACAAGAAAGCTTAAGTGCTGAGGCACTGGGCAGCATGAGTGCCGAGGCGCAAATCGGCATAAGTGCGAACGCGTCGCGCAGTACCATCCGAAAACACATTCGCGCCCTGAGGCGCGCCCTCAGCATTCATGTTCAGGCATCGGCTTCCCTGCAGGCAGCGCAGCATCTGTTAACTGAGCTGGATGGCGCTCGCGCCGTTGCCCTTTATCTTGAAAATGACGGTGAAATCAGCACCCGCCCCCTGATTGAGGCCCTGTGGCAACAAGGGGTTGACGTGTATCTGCCGGTGCTGCATCCCTTCGCCGAAGGCCATTTACTCTTTATCCGTTACGATAAACACAGCGAGATGCGCGACAACCTTTACGGCATCCCTGAGCCTGTGATGGCCTGCCATCGCCTGTGCCCAGCCTATAGGCTGGATGCCATCATCACCCCCCTGGTCGCCTTCGATGACCGCGGCAATCGCCTCGGCATGGGCGGCGGCTTTTACGACCGCACCCTGGCACATCTGCCAGACAGTACCCGGGTGATAGGCCTCGCCCACGATTGCCAGCGCCTGCCAGCCCTGCCGACTGAGGTTTGGGATGTGCCGCTGCCAAAGATAATTACCCCATCAAAGGTATTCGACTTCAGTTAA
- a CDS encoding EAL domain-containing protein, which produces MDFPEEIKQQTCADCLSGVSLGFRIRMAFQPIIDWQTRKIFAYEALVRGPDGQGAGWVFEQINETNKYYFDQACRITAIKTASELGCDTFLSINFLPNAVYNPQTCIKATIEAAHLYNFDLKKLIFEVTEGENIIDKAHLRNIFQSYAKFGFLTAIDDYGAGYTHISWLSELKPHVLKLDMSLIRDIDKDPLKQVQIREIKAQCDLQCTQLLAEGIETLEELECLTEMGIRYLQGYLFAQPSLEHLTTAGDIQLLQANDL; this is translated from the coding sequence GTGGACTTTCCTGAAGAAATCAAACAGCAAACCTGTGCCGACTGCCTGAGCGGCGTCTCTCTTGGCTTTCGTATCCGCATGGCTTTTCAGCCCATCATCGATTGGCAAACCCGCAAAATCTTCGCCTATGAGGCGCTGGTCAGGGGCCCAGACGGGCAAGGGGCTGGCTGGGTTTTTGAACAAATCAACGAGACCAATAAGTACTATTTTGATCAGGCGTGCAGAATAACTGCCATCAAAACGGCATCAGAGCTTGGATGCGACACCTTTTTATCCATTAACTTTTTGCCCAACGCAGTCTACAACCCACAAACCTGTATCAAGGCAACCATAGAAGCTGCGCACCTTTACAACTTCGATTTGAAAAAACTCATTTTTGAGGTGACTGAAGGGGAAAACATTATCGACAAGGCACACTTGCGGAACATCTTCCAAAGCTATGCCAAGTTTGGCTTTTTAACGGCTATCGATGACTATGGCGCAGGCTATACCCATATCAGTTGGCTGTCTGAGCTGAAACCCCATGTGCTCAAATTGGACATGTCCCTCATCCGGGACATAGACAAAGACCCACTCAAACAAGTGCAAATCCGGGAAATTAAGGCCCAGTGCGACCTGCAGTGCACCCAACTTTTGGCTGAAGGCATTGAAACCCTCGAGGAGCTCGAATGCCTGACCGAAATGGGTATTCGCTATTTACAAGGGTATTTATTTGCCCAGCCCAGTCTCGAACACCTCACCACTGCCGGCGACATCCAATTACTGCAGGCAAATGATTTATAA
- a CDS encoding NAD(P)H-dependent oxidoreductase: protein MKNILIVNANPKADSLCKHLADMYEIEAREYHRVRRFNLSHMAFDANLSEGYAPQTLEPCLEDFQQALIWAEHLVIVSPVWWGGLPAAFKGLLDRSLLPGFAFRYDANTAAVIPLLQGKTARLMFTMDAPADFAEQQAEPVVAQLDRFTLQFCGFAPANISYFPAASWVTAELLELWQQTIKAFGRKGE from the coding sequence ATGAAAAATATTCTGATAGTAAACGCCAACCCCAAAGCCGACAGTCTGTGCAAGCATTTGGCGGATATGTATGAAATCGAGGCACGGGAGTACCACAGGGTCAGGCGCTTCAATCTGTCACACATGGCGTTTGATGCCAACCTGAGTGAGGGCTATGCACCGCAGACGCTGGAGCCCTGCCTGGAGGACTTTCAGCAGGCGCTTATCTGGGCCGAACATCTGGTAATTGTCAGTCCTGTCTGGTGGGGAGGTCTGCCCGCTGCATTTAAAGGCTTGCTTGACCGCAGTCTGTTGCCGGGCTTTGCCTTCCGTTACGACGCCAATACTGCAGCCGTTATCCCGCTGCTGCAGGGTAAAACCGCGCGTCTGATGTTCACCATGGATGCTCCGGCAGACTTTGCTGAACAGCAGGCTGAACCCGTGGTGGCCCAGCTTGACCGGTTCACCCTGCAGTTTTGTGGCTTCGCTCCGGCAAACATATCGTATTTTCCTGCCGCGTCCTGGGTGACTGCAGAGCTTCTTGAACTCTGGCAACAGACCATTAAAGCCTTTGGCCGAAAGGGGGAGTAG
- a CDS encoding MerR family transcriptional regulator — MYIGQAARETGLSIKAIRFYEQKGLLPAPHRHGRYRVYSPKDLELLRLIRDAKALGVPLAKLTTVLPAKDDPLDWQEIRRFLGGIKQDIRAQQLRLKQQLATVEQCLSAIEDCPGLTD, encoded by the coding sequence ATGTATATAGGTCAGGCTGCCAGAGAGACTGGGCTTTCCATTAAGGCCATCCGCTTTTACGAGCAAAAGGGGTTGTTGCCGGCGCCACATCGCCATGGTCGTTATCGGGTCTATTCGCCAAAAGACCTTGAGCTGCTGCGCCTCATTCGCGATGCCAAAGCCTTGGGTGTGCCGCTCGCCAAACTCACGACCGTGTTGCCAGCTAAGGACGACCCCCTCGACTGGCAAGAGATAAGGCGCTTCCTTGGTGGCATCAAACAGGACATCCGGGCGCAGCAACTCAGACTCAAGCAGCAGCTTGCGACAGTAGAGCAATGTCTTTCGGCCATTGAGGATTGCCCCGGCCTCACCGATTGA
- a CDS encoding NAD(P)H-dependent flavin oxidoreductase, which translates to MTNKRQPFLGTELPIIQAPMAGVQDSELTIAVCNAGGLGSLPCGMLSSEMLQAEIRRIQAATPAPYNLNFFCHRVSDYPEPVRQRWQSLLAPYFDEFGVTASAGTASASRQPFSHDIADVIETARPAFVSFHFGLPDKPLLQRLKSWGTKVLSSATTLDEALWLEANGADGIILQGLEAGGHRGMFLSMDFGSQQPLRALLVQAKDKLAVPVIAAGGLGSAADINAALKAGADAVQIGTAYLLCDEAKTSAIHRRAIGQQPVQTQITTLFSGRPARGIVNRAMAELGPLHEAAPPFPFAAIDMGLLRQAAERQGIGDFSPLWCGQNTSGCCDVPAAELTLALAAGLMQ; encoded by the coding sequence ATGACAAATAAACGGCAGCCGTTTCTTGGCACTGAATTACCCATCATACAGGCCCCCATGGCCGGGGTGCAGGACAGTGAGCTCACCATTGCGGTGTGTAACGCCGGGGGGCTGGGCTCTTTGCCCTGTGGCATGTTGAGCAGTGAAATGCTGCAGGCTGAAATTCGCCGTATTCAGGCGGCAACCCCGGCACCTTACAACCTTAATTTTTTCTGCCATCGGGTGAGTGACTACCCCGAACCTGTTCGCCAGCGCTGGCAGTCCCTGCTGGCACCTTACTTTGACGAGTTTGGCGTTACTGCCTCCGCAGGTACCGCCAGCGCCAGTCGCCAACCCTTCAGTCACGACATCGCCGATGTGATAGAAACCGCCCGGCCAGCCTTTGTCAGCTTTCATTTTGGGCTTCCTGACAAGCCCTTGTTACAGCGATTAAAAAGCTGGGGCACCAAGGTACTGTCATCGGCGACCACCCTCGATGAGGCGCTTTGGCTAGAGGCCAATGGCGCAGATGGCATCATACTGCAGGGGCTTGAAGCCGGTGGCCACAGGGGCATGTTTTTGTCGATGGATTTTGGCTCTCAGCAGCCACTGCGTGCGCTGTTGGTACAGGCAAAGGATAAGCTTGCCGTGCCCGTGATTGCCGCCGGCGGCCTTGGCAGCGCTGCCGATATCAATGCTGCGCTTAAGGCAGGCGCCGATGCGGTGCAGATTGGCACTGCGTATCTGCTGTGCGATGAAGCTAAAACCTCAGCCATACATCGCCGCGCCATTGGCCAGCAGCCGGTACAGACTCAAATCACCACGCTTTTCTCCGGCAGACCTGCCCGGGGTATAGTCAACCGCGCCATGGCAGAGCTTGGCCCCTTGCATGAGGCCGCGCCGCCATTTCCCTTTGCCGCAATCGACATGGGACTGCTGCGACAGGCGGCGGAGCGGCAGGGCATTGGGGACTTCTCGCCTTTGTGGTGCGGGCAAAACACCTCAGGCTGCTGTGATGTGCCGGCCGCAGAACTGACCCTGGCCCTCGCGGCCGGATTGATGCAGTGA
- a CDS encoding DUF808 domain-containing protein, with product MAGASLLTLLDDIATILDDVSVMSKVAAKKTAGVLGDDLALNAQQVTGVNADRELPVVWAVAKGSFLNKLILVPAALLISAFVPWLVTPLLMFGGLFLCFEGFEKLWHAKAKHVPVAGEDPHDALAPEGMDPKEYEKQKVKGAVRTDFVLSAEIIAITLGVVAGQPFMTQVATLSIIAVAMTIGVYGLVAGIVKLDDLGLWLSRKTAALARLVGKLLLAAAPKLMKLLSVVGTAAMFMVGGGILTHGIHVLHDGINAAAVRVGAIEAIGPVLEFFTPSLLNLLFGIVAGAVAVLVMTLIARLKPAKTAH from the coding sequence ATGGCCGGAGCCAGTTTGCTCACCCTGCTGGATGATATAGCCACCATTCTGGATGATGTGTCTGTGATGAGTAAGGTCGCAGCCAAAAAGACCGCCGGAGTGCTGGGGGATGATTTGGCCCTCAATGCCCAGCAGGTGACCGGAGTCAATGCCGACCGGGAGTTGCCAGTGGTGTGGGCCGTTGCCAAGGGCTCGTTTTTGAACAAGCTGATTTTGGTTCCGGCGGCGCTGCTCATCAGTGCTTTCGTTCCCTGGCTGGTCACGCCCCTTTTAATGTTCGGCGGCCTGTTTTTGTGCTTCGAGGGCTTTGAAAAGCTGTGGCATGCGAAGGCCAAACATGTGCCGGTAGCAGGTGAAGATCCCCACGATGCCCTGGCGCCGGAGGGCATGGATCCCAAAGAGTATGAGAAACAAAAGGTGAAAGGCGCGGTACGCACCGATTTTGTACTCTCGGCCGAGATCATTGCCATCACCCTGGGGGTGGTCGCCGGGCAACCCTTTATGACCCAGGTCGCGACCCTGTCCATTATCGCGGTGGCGATGACCATAGGTGTGTATGGTTTGGTGGCGGGCATTGTCAAGCTGGATGATTTGGGTCTCTGGCTGTCGCGTAAAACGGCTGCTCTGGCCCGGTTGGTGGGCAAGCTGCTGCTGGCGGCAGCCCCCAAATTGATGAAGCTCTTATCTGTGGTGGGCACGGCGGCCATGTTTATGGTGGGGGGCGGTATTCTTACCCACGGTATTCATGTGCTTCACGATGGCATCAATGCCGCCGCAGTGCGTGTGGGGGCAATCGAGGCCATAGGCCCGGTGCTTGAGTTTTTTACTCCGAGCCTGCTTAATCTGCTTTTTGGCATAGTCGCGGGCGCAGTGGCTGTGCTGGTGATGACACTCATTGCCAGGCTCAAACCCGCTAAGACAGCACACTGA
- the rpiA gene encoding ribose-5-phosphate isomerase RpiA: MTQDEMKKAAAWAALKYVEKDSIVGVGTGSTVNHFIDALATIKAEIEGAVSSSEASTAKLKALGIPVYDLNSVDRLSVYVDGADEINGQMDMIKGGGAALTREKIVAAVADKFICIVDNTKEVAILGDFPLPVEVIPMARSYVARELVKLGGDPVYREGVVTDNGNVILDVHNMKIMEPKKLEQQINGIVGVVTNGLFAHRGADVLLVGTPDGVKTVTAR, from the coding sequence ATGACTCAAGACGAAATGAAAAAGGCCGCCGCCTGGGCTGCACTCAAGTACGTTGAAAAAGACAGTATTGTGGGCGTGGGCACCGGCTCTACCGTTAACCACTTCATCGATGCGCTGGCTACCATCAAGGCAGAAATCGAAGGCGCCGTGTCTTCTTCTGAAGCCTCAACCGCCAAGCTCAAAGCACTGGGGATCCCGGTTTACGATCTCAACAGCGTCGACAGGCTGTCGGTTTATGTGGATGGCGCCGATGAAATCAACGGCCAGATGGACATGATCAAGGGCGGCGGCGCTGCGCTGACCCGTGAAAAAATTGTCGCCGCCGTGGCCGACAAATTCATCTGTATCGTGGATAACACCAAAGAAGTGGCCATCCTCGGCGACTTCCCGCTGCCGGTGGAAGTGATCCCCATGGCCCGCTCCTATGTGGCCCGAGAGCTGGTGAAACTGGGCGGCGACCCCGTGTACCGTGAAGGTGTGGTTACCGACAACGGCAACGTGATCCTGGATGTGCACAACATGAAGATCATGGAGCCCAAGAAGCTTGAGCAGCAGATAAATGGCATCGTGGGCGTGGTCACCAACGGCCTGTTCGCCCACCGCGGCGCCGATGTGCTCTTGGTCGGCACCCCTGACGGCGTGAAAACAGTCACTGCCAGATAA
- the recJ gene encoding single-stranded-DNA-specific exonuclease RecJ has product MKYKLTRRETVDDSHLPNHLHPLIKQLLARRGVAADDCEQELSRLLRPETMLGLDVAARLLADAALASKRMLIVGDFDADGATSTSVCLLALKMLGIQGADFLIPNRFDYGYGLSVPLVALAVEKGAEVLITVDNGISSIDGVAAAKAAGMQVVITDHHLPGQVLPDADAIVNPNQHGCPFASKSIAGVGVAFYLMLALRAELRNRGWFEKLGIKEPNLAVLVDIVALGTVADVVSLDANNRILVDAGLKRVRAGRCRPGITALLEVAKRNPARAVAADFGFAVGPRLNAAGRLDEMSLGVETLLCDDIVYARRMAAELDGLNQERRELETGMQAEALKSLERLQLEESQLPWGIALYQDDWHQGVIGILASRIKDRYHRPVIAFAEASDTEVKGSARSIKGLHMRDLLELISSRHPGLIPKFGGHAMAAGLSLAKSDVGKFQTVFDETVRELLAPELLTGEILSDGELPIEYLTLEAANLIRASGPWGQGFEEPLFDGHFRLLQQRLVGEKHLKMLVETECGRLMLDAIAFNVDLKAWPDASVRHVQLAYRLDVNEFRGNQSLQLLVEQIEAK; this is encoded by the coding sequence GTGAAGTACAAGCTCACCAGGCGCGAAACGGTGGATGACTCCCACCTGCCAAACCATCTACACCCTCTGATAAAGCAATTGCTTGCCCGCCGCGGTGTTGCCGCCGATGACTGTGAGCAGGAACTGTCGCGCTTGCTGCGCCCTGAGACCATGCTGGGCCTCGATGTTGCTGCGCGCCTCCTGGCCGACGCGGCTCTGGCGTCAAAGCGTATGCTGATTGTCGGTGACTTCGATGCCGATGGTGCCACCTCCACCAGTGTGTGTTTGCTTGCGCTGAAGATGCTGGGTATTCAGGGGGCTGACTTCCTTATTCCAAACCGCTTCGATTATGGCTATGGCCTCAGTGTGCCTTTGGTGGCGCTCGCGGTGGAAAAGGGCGCCGAGGTGCTTATCACGGTCGACAATGGCATCAGCAGTATCGACGGCGTGGCGGCGGCCAAGGCCGCCGGGATGCAGGTGGTGATCACCGACCACCATTTACCCGGGCAGGTATTGCCGGACGCTGACGCCATAGTCAACCCCAACCAACATGGCTGCCCCTTTGCCAGCAAGTCTATTGCCGGTGTTGGCGTGGCCTTTTATCTGATGCTGGCCCTGAGGGCCGAACTCAGAAACCGCGGCTGGTTTGAAAAGCTCGGTATAAAAGAGCCCAACCTGGCGGTACTGGTGGACATAGTAGCGCTTGGGACTGTGGCAGACGTGGTGAGTTTGGATGCCAATAACCGGATTCTGGTGGATGCCGGACTTAAACGCGTCAGGGCCGGCCGTTGCAGGCCCGGGATCACGGCGCTGCTGGAAGTGGCCAAGCGTAACCCTGCCCGCGCCGTGGCCGCCGACTTTGGTTTTGCCGTGGGCCCCAGGCTCAATGCCGCCGGGCGCCTCGATGAAATGTCCCTCGGGGTCGAAACCCTCTTGTGTGACGACATCGTGTATGCCCGCAGGATGGCGGCCGAGCTGGATGGCCTGAATCAGGAGCGTCGCGAGCTGGAAACCGGCATGCAGGCCGAGGCGTTAAAGAGCCTCGAGCGTTTGCAGCTGGAAGAATCACAACTGCCCTGGGGCATAGCCCTGTATCAGGATGACTGGCATCAGGGGGTGATAGGCATTTTGGCGTCCCGTATCAAAGACAGGTACCACAGACCCGTTATTGCCTTTGCCGAAGCCTCGGATACCGAGGTCAAAGGCTCGGCCCGCTCCATCAAGGGCCTGCACATGCGCGACTTGCTGGAGCTGATTTCCAGCCGTCACCCCGGGCTTATTCCCAAATTTGGTGGCCATGCCATGGCTGCTGGCCTGAGCCTTGCCAAATCTGATGTCGGCAAGTTCCAGACCGTGTTTGATGAAACCGTGCGGGAGCTGCTGGCACCTGAGCTCCTCACCGGCGAAATCCTCTCGGATGGTGAACTGCCCATCGAATACCTGACCCTGGAAGCCGCCAACCTTATCCGTGCCAGCGGCCCCTGGGGGCAGGGCTTCGAAGAGCCGCTGTTTGATGGTCATTTCAGGTTATTGCAGCAGCGTCTCGTGGGCGAAAAGCATCTGAAGATGTTGGTGGAAACCGAGTGTGGCCGACTGATGCTGGATGCCATCGCCTTTAATGTGGATCTCAAAGCCTGGCCAGACGCCAGCGTGCGCCACGTGCAGCTTGCCTACCGACTCGATGTGAACGAGTTTCGCGGTAATCAAAGCCTGCAGCTCCTGGTGGAGCAAATTGAAGCCAAATGA
- the dsbC gene encoding bifunctional protein-disulfide isomerase/oxidoreductase DsbC, with the protein MKFTRTLTLLGSLALAPMVMAAPATPNDMLKQKIQSTLGLEVNIITASPVEGLYQAITNRGVLYITADGSKLLHGNIYDLNDQMNNLTEKALAGPRLDMLKEFESKMLVYKAKDEKHVVTVFTDITCGYCRKLHREMKDYNDLGITVRYLAYPRQGVPSPNADEMEAVWCAKDPHKAMDDAKAGKNISLAKCDADIAGQYNLGGAFGVNGTPAMVLEDGSMIPGYQPASALFDVLERRAVKQ; encoded by the coding sequence ATGAAATTCACCCGTACCCTGACGCTTCTGGGCTCATTGGCCCTGGCACCCATGGTGATGGCTGCGCCTGCCACTCCAAACGACATGTTGAAGCAGAAAATTCAAAGCACCCTTGGCCTGGAAGTGAACATTATTACTGCCTCACCGGTTGAAGGTCTGTATCAGGCCATCACTAACCGCGGTGTACTTTACATCACCGCCGATGGCAGCAAACTGCTTCACGGCAATATCTATGATTTGAATGACCAGATGAACAACCTGACCGAAAAAGCCCTGGCTGGTCCGCGTCTGGACATGCTCAAAGAATTTGAAAGCAAGATGTTGGTGTATAAAGCCAAAGACGAAAAGCACGTAGTGACTGTCTTTACAGACATTACCTGTGGCTATTGCCGCAAGTTGCACCGCGAGATGAAAGACTATAACGACCTGGGGATCACGGTGCGCTACCTTGCATATCCCCGTCAGGGCGTGCCTTCGCCCAATGCCGACGAAATGGAAGCCGTATGGTGTGCCAAAGACCCCCACAAGGCCATGGACGATGCCAAAGCCGGTAAAAATATCAGCCTCGCCAAGTGTGATGCGGATATCGCCGGTCAGTACAATCTGGGTGGCGCCTTCGGCGTAAATGGTACCCCGGCCATGGTGCTGGAAGATGGTTCCATGATCCCCGGTTACCAGCCTGCCTCGGCGCTGTTTGATGTACTGGAGCGTCGTGCGGTTAAGCAGTAA
- the xerD gene encoding site-specific tyrosine recombinase XerD, whose protein sequence is MALIDAFLDDLWSLQGLSDNTLSAYRTDLCQFDAFLTAKGIGLLALDSLTLRDYLAHRFEQGMAKTSTARMLSSLRRFYRHQLVSGNLSEDPTALIESPKLPKSLPSSLSEAQVELLLAEPNSDDPVECRDKAMLELLYATGLRVSELVGLGMSELGLRQGLVRIIGKGGKERLVPMGEVAQDALEQFLAGPRQMLLRQGASEVVFPSSRGQQMTRQTFWHRIKLYALRAGISTELSPHTLRHAFATHLLNHGADLRVVQLLLGHSSLSTTQIYTHVARTRLADLHQKHHPRG, encoded by the coding sequence ATGGCGTTGATAGATGCCTTTTTGGATGATCTCTGGTCATTGCAGGGGCTGTCTGACAACACCTTAAGTGCCTACCGAACCGATTTGTGCCAGTTTGATGCCTTTCTCACAGCAAAGGGTATTGGCTTGCTGGCCCTCGATAGCCTGACACTCAGGGACTACCTGGCCCACCGATTTGAGCAGGGTATGGCCAAAACCTCCACGGCACGCATGCTTTCAAGCCTGCGCCGCTTCTATCGTCATCAGCTGGTATCCGGCAATCTCAGTGAAGACCCCACGGCCTTGATTGAGTCGCCCAAGCTGCCCAAATCCCTGCCCAGCAGCCTGTCGGAGGCGCAGGTGGAGCTGCTGCTGGCGGAGCCAAACAGTGACGACCCTGTGGAGTGCCGCGATAAAGCCATGTTGGAGCTTCTCTATGCCACCGGGCTTCGGGTCAGTGAGTTGGTGGGGCTGGGGATGTCGGAGCTGGGGCTGCGTCAGGGGTTGGTTCGCATTATTGGTAAAGGGGGTAAAGAAAGGCTGGTGCCCATGGGGGAGGTGGCTCAGGATGCGCTGGAGCAGTTCCTTGCCGGCCCAAGGCAGATGCTGCTCAGGCAAGGGGCCTCCGAGGTGGTGTTTCCATCCAGCCGTGGCCAGCAAATGACCCGGCAAACCTTTTGGCACCGCATCAAGCTGTATGCGCTCAGAGCAGGCATTTCCACTGAGCTGTCGCCCCATACCTTAAGGCATGCCTTTGCCACCCATTTGCTCAACCATGGCGCCGATCTCAGGGTAGTGCAGTTGCTGCTGGGGCACAGCTCCTTATCGACCACCCAAATTTATACCCACGTGGCCAGAACCCGCCTTGCGGATCTCCATCAAAAACATCACCCGAGGGGATAA